From a single Candidatus Bathyarchaeota archaeon genomic region:
- a CDS encoding Hsp20/alpha crystallin family protein — MSLDDWFRRFWRRRTFFFPDIERMVEDMEREISEMFKEMERAIPPDMVREFQLPDGTVRREYGPFVYGYSMKIGPDGRPIIREFGNIKPSLGVEGRPPLNLQEQREPLVDVIDEAERVRVIAELPGVEKEDINLYATARMLTISVDTPQRKYYKELELPVEVDEFSAKSTYKNGILEVIFNKKKERKKGTPIKIE; from the coding sequence ATGTCCTTGGATGATTGGTTCAGGAGGTTCTGGCGTCGACGCACCTTCTTCTTCCCAGATATTGAGAGGATGGTAGAGGACATGGAGAGGGAGATATCCGAGATGTTCAAGGAGATGGAGAGGGCGATCCCCCCGGATATGGTTAGGGAGTTCCAATTGCCCGATGGAACGGTGAGGAGGGAGTACGGCCCCTTCGTATACGGTTACTCTATGAAGATAGGGCCTGATGGCAGACCCATAATAAGGGAGTTCGGCAACATAAAGCCCTCCCTCGGTGTGGAGGGCCGGCCGCCGCTTAACTTGCAGGAGCAGAGGGAGCCCCTAGTTGACGTTATAGATGAGGCGGAGAGGGTGAGGGTGATCGCAGAGCTTCCTGGTGTTGAGAAAGAGGACATAAACCTCTATGCCACAGCGAGAATGCTCACAATATCTGTAGATACTCCCCAGAGAAAATACTATAAGGAGCTTGAGTTACCAGTGGAGGTGGATGAATTCTCAGCGAAATCTACATATAAAAATGGCATACTGGAAGTGATATTCAACAAGAAAAAAGAAAGAAAGAAAGGAACACCAATTAAAATAGAATGA